The following nucleotide sequence is from Flavimarina sp. Hel_I_48.
CTTAAGAAATACAATTATGCGGAACATCTTATACTTAATTTTTATGCCTATTCCCAATACGCTATACTGGCTACTCTAGCCGGAACGTTTTGTCTTATTATAGGATGGGATTATGGCATTTTCGCGTTTGTAATGATATTCATGACAATTGTTTATTATACGTATGTTTATAAAAAAGTATTTGGACTGAGTATTAAAGGTTTAATTTTTCGAACTCTATTTTTTACATTAATGTCTGGTTTTATATTCGCTCTGTTAAGTATTGCAGCAGCTCTAATGATGTTTCTTACCGGATCTCTTCCACTGAAAGCATGATCAGATATAATCGAGATATTTTAGGCATAATGCTAAAATCTCTATATTATGAACCCCAGAATTATTCACACGCATGCAAACAATTCTTAGAATGAGCTAAAAAGAAATTTAGATCCTTTTAAATCTCCCTCATATTAATAAAAACGGTCACTTTGTTTTCTCATAAATTATTAATAGCGTGTAGTTTGCCATATAAATTTATAATTGTACATTTGCAGCCCTGTTTTCCCTAGATGTGAATCTGGGGCAGGAAAAGGAATGTTTAATAATAAATTTAATCAGTGTGGACACATTAAGTTACAAAACAGTATCTGCCAACAAGAACACCGTCAATAAAGAGTGGGTTGTTGTGGATGCTGAAGGAGAAACGCTGGGTCGCCTCTCGAGCATCGTTGCAAAATTTTTGCGCGGGAAGTACAAGCCTAGCTACACACCACACGTTGATTGCGGTGATAACGTAATTGTTATCAATGCAGCCGGAATCAACTTAACGGGCAAAAAGTGGGACAGTAAATCATACATACGTCACACAGGGTACCCCGGTGGTCAAAAAAGCTTAACTGCTACAGAACTCTATTCAAAAGACCCTACGCGTCTTGTAGAGAATGCAGTTAGAGGTATGTTGCCCAAGAACAAACTTGGCGCAGCATTATTTCGCAATCTAAAGGTTTATGCCAAGGCTGACCACGGTCAGGAAGCTCAAAAACCAAAAGAAATTAATCTTAACGAACTCAAGTAAATGGAAGTTATTCACAAAATAGGCCGTAGAAAAACGGCTGTTGCACGTGTTTACCTTGCTCCAGGAAAGGGTGACATTACCGTAAACAAGCGTGAGCTTAACAATTACTTTACTACCGGCACATTGCAGTATAAAGTAAACCAAGCGCTTATGCTTACAGAAAATGACAAGAACTTTGATATCAAAGTGAATGTTTTTGGTGGTGGTATTACCGGTCAGGCAGAGGCAATTCGCCTTGCACTTTCCAGGGCAATGTGTGAACTTGATCCAGAGAACAGAGGTATTCTTAAACCAGAAGGCCTTCTTACACGTGACCCAAGAATGGTGGAACGTAAGAAATTTGGACAGAAGAAAGCACGTAAGAAATTCCAGTTCTCTAAACGATAATATTTTTCATTCCCGAAAGCATTCGGGAGATTTTGAAAACTTTATCGAATTTGCCGGGTTCACCCTAAGCAAATTCCTAGAACTGAATTTAAAAACTAATTATTAAGTCGTTGTCCCAACTTTAAAAATTGGGAAGTTAGTTTAGCATCTAAATAGACAAGGCGATGCGCCGTGCGCAGACCACTTGCCTATTGCTACTACAACGGGAACGTAAACTAAGTCAAGAAATGACAAAGACAGAAAATGTAAAAGAATTGCTGGATGCAGGTGTACACTTTGGCCACCTTACCAGACGATGGGATCCCAATATGGCGCCATATATTTATATGGAACGCAACGGGATACACATCATAAACCTATATAAAACCGCTGCAAAACTGGAAGAGGCTAATGAAGCTTTGACCAAAATTGCATCTTCAGGAAGGAAAATCCTTTTTGTAGCTACTAAAAAACAGGCTAAGGAAATTGTTGCAAAACATGCAGCAGACGCCAAACAGCCTTTCATTACTGAAAGATGGCCTGGTGGAATGCTCACCAATTTTGTGACCATTCGTAAAGCGGTGAAGAAAATGCAAACCGTAGACCGTATGAAAAAAGACGGCCGTTTTGACTCTCTTTCTAAAAAAGAGCAATTGCAAATGAACCGTATGCGTGATAAACTTGAGAAAAACTTAGGTTCTATCGAAGATATGACACGTTTGCCAGGCGCACTTTTTGTGGTAGATATCAAAAATGAGCACATCGCCATTAAAGAAGCACAGAAATTAAACATTCCCATTTTTGCGATGGTAGACACAAACTCAGATCCACGTGAGGTAGACTACGCAATCCCTTCTAATGATGATGCTTCTAAATCTATCGAAAAGATCATTTCTTCGGTTTCCAATGCTATTGCAGATGGTCTTTCTCAACGTAAAGCTGGGAAAGATGATGATGGTGAAGACAAGCCAAAGAAAAAGAAAGCTAAAAAAGACGATAAATCAAGTGACAAGCCTTCTAAGCCCAAAGCAGCAAAAGCTGACAAAAACGACGAAGAAGAGTAAACTTTAGTTGATTATAATAAACATCGTTCAGTATCGCATCTTTGTATCGTGCTGAGCGATTTTTACTTTAAACGACACTTGTGTTTATAACGGAACAATTAATAACAGCAATAAAAATTAAAAGATATGGCAAAGGTAACCGCCGCAGACGTAAATAAATTGAGGAAAACAACCGGTGCAGGTATGATGGACTGTAAAAATGCCCTTGTGGAAGCAGATGGTGATTTTGACAGCGCTATTGAGATCTTGCGTAAAAAAGGTCAGAAAATCGCCGCTAAACGTGCCGACAGGGATTCTTCTGAAGGAGCTGTCATAGCAAAGGTAAATGAAGATGCTACAAAAGGCATTATCATTTCTCTAAACTGTGAGACTGATTTTGTGGCAAAAAATGATGATTTTGTTACTATGGCGCACAAAATGGCCGATATCGCCATCAACCATAATTCAAAAGAGGAGTTTCTTGCAGCTCAGTTCAGCGATAAAATGACCGTTGAAGAAAAAATCACAGAGCAAACGGGTGTTATAGGAGAGAAACTGGAGATAGGTGATTTCCGCGTACTTGAGGCTGCTTTTGTAGGTTCTTACATTCACGCTGGTAATAAAATCGCAGCACTTACTGCCCTTTCTGCTGCCTCTGATGGCGCAGAAGAAGTCGCAAAAGACGTTTCTATGCAGATCGCAGCGATGAACCCTGTTGCCCTTGATGAAAAAGGTGTTCAACAAGATACTATTGATAAGGAAATTGAGATCGCTAAAGATCAATTGCGCGAGGAAGGAAAGCCAGAAGAAATGCTTGACAATATCGCAAAAGGAAAATTAAACCGTTTCTTTAAAGATAATACGCTGGTAAACCAGACATATATCAAAGACAATAAAATGAGCGTTGCCGAGTATGTAAAAACACTTGGTGATGTTAAAGTAGTAGGTTTTGAGCGCGTAGCTTTAGCTTAATATTTTTAATCTACCCCATTTTAAAAAGCCATTCTGGATAAATCCAGAATGGCTTTTTTATTTTTCAACGGTTTCCCAAATTTCAAAACAATTGATTCGATAATACTGATTCAATTTCTTTTGACGATATCTCAATTAGACTAAAAATCAGCTGAAAAGCGGTTAGAATAACCTGAAATCAGTACTTTTCAGCTATAAATTCTGACCAGTGCTTGATTATAAAAAGCTCTAAAACGGCTCTATCTTTGGTCTCAATAGTTTCGGAACACGTTGGATCATCTGCCATAAAATAGAGAAATCTGCCAAAATCCGTTTTCGCGAGGGGGAGGATCTTCAAAAATATGGAAACTCCTTAACCCTTACTTCAGGGCACGGCAAGCACACAACTAAAAAGAAAAAAACATAGTTTGATCATTGCAATTGGAAGGTTTTTTAATTAGATAGCGATTATTAATGCTTTAATAGTTTTTATGCTGCTTATCGTGCCCAATCCCTTCGCTTATTAATCAAAATGTCCGTAATTCCAGAACAACGGTAAATTGGGACCTTATGGATTGAAAAGCGGCTTCGCGTTAGGGATTGCAGTGAAAATCCTTTTTGTGATGCAAGAGCAAAAAGATTGCAACGTAAAGCCCGGCCCGCAGGGAAACGCCCAAAAATTATTGAAACTGCCAAAACCAACTCCGGGATCAAAGAATCTAGACCATAACTAAGGCAGTTTGTTTTTATGTAATAAGCTTTTAGAATTTTCAATTTTTTTATTACGGTACCATTTTTATCAATAAGTACTTCTTGAAATTCAATACGTTACAGGAAGCAAAAGAGGGCTGGCCAAAAAGTAAATCAAGACCTTTTGACCTGTATGAATTCTTTCTTTTTCAACAACCCATTAAAACGTATCTTTGCGCGCAAACAACCCTAAATTTATGGAATTCAAACGTATTCTTTTAAAATTATCTGGAGAGGCCTTGATGGGCAACAGGCAATATGGTATTGATCCTGAACGCCTTGCCGAATACGCCAATGAGGTTAAAAAAGTAGTTGATCAGGGTGTACAGGTAGCCATCGTGATAGGTGGCGGTAACATCTTTAGGGGTGTCGCTGGTGCCAGCACCGGCATGGACCGTGTTCAGGGCGACCACATGGGCATGCTTGCCACGGTCATTAACGGCCTTGCATTACAAAGTGCACTTGAAATTGCGGGGGTTCAAACACGATTACAAAGTGCTATCAAAATAAACGAGGTAGCAGAACCTTTTATACGCCGCCGTGCCATAAGACATATGGAAAAAGGGCGCGTGGTTATATTTGGTGGTGGAACGGGAAACCCCTATTTTACAACAGATTCTGCCGCGGTATTGCGCGCAATTGAAATTGACGCAGATGTGATCTTAAAAGGTACCCGTGTAGACGGTATTTATACCAGTGATCCAGAAAAAAACAAAGACGCGGTAAAATTTGATTTTATCACCTTTGAAGATGTTATTCGCAAAGGCCTAAAAGTTATGGATACCACGGCTTTTACCCTGAGCCAGGAAAATAAATTACCCATTATCGTCTTTGACATGAACAAAGAAGGAAACCTGATGAAAGTTGTTTCCGGCGAGACCGTGGGAACTACTGTAAATTTATAATTAGTACATTTGACTAATTTTTTCACCCGCAAAGGGCTAAATTTTAACGTATGAACGAGGATATTCAGTTTATTTTAGACACTACAAAAGAGATGATGGATAACGCCATCACCCATCTCAAAAAGCAATTGACAAATATACGTGCAGGCAAAGCGAGCCCCGCCATGCTGGGCAGCGTTATGGTAGATTATTATGGCAGCCAGACACCATTGAGTCAGGTCGCAAACGTAAATACACCAGATGGAAGGACCTTGTCCATCCAACCCTGGGAGAAGGCAATGATTCATGAGATCGAAAAAGCGATCATGAACTCTAACCTGGGTTTTAACCCCATGAACAATGGGGAAAGCGTTATCATCAATGTGCCGCCGCTTACCGAAGAACGTCGTAAGGATTTAGTAAAACAGGCTAAAGCCGAAGCAGAAGAAGCAAAGATAGGGGTTAGAAATGATCGAAAAAATGCCAATAATGACATCAAAAAGCTTGAAAAAGAGGGTCTGGCGGAAGATTTATGCAGAAACGCAGAAATAGATATTCAAACACTTACCGATAAATATATCCAAAGGATAGACGATGTACACATCGCAAAAGAAAAGGAAATACTTACGGTATAACACGTTAAACAATAGCTAAGAGCGGCCAGATGGTCGCTTTTTTTTTGCTACATTCACTCCCTATTCCTCAAGCCCAATCCAGTGATACAAAAGATATTTTTTTTGCTTCTTTTAGCGCCCATGAGCCTTATGGCGCAGCAAAATATAGACGTTGATACGCTCATGCAAAGAGCCATAAACCGAAGTGCCGCAAACAATCCTCAAGAGGCGCTACAACATTTTGCCTACGATACTTATGAAAAAACCATTATCACAGATTCACTCCAAAACAAGGATGACAGTCCGCACTCGTTCTTTTCTGAAATGGTATCAGAGAACAAATTCATTAAACAGGTTGGGTTTTTTGAACGTGTAGAAGGTATACGCATGGCAGGATTTGATGAGCCGCGCTATGAAATTATGGCCACGACCATAGAATCCAGATCTTTCTATGACGAAGATTTTGTAATCTTTAATTATAGGTATGCCGGTCCTTTTTCAAATAGGGGCTTAAA
It contains:
- the rplM gene encoding 50S ribosomal protein L13; translation: MDTLSYKTVSANKNTVNKEWVVVDAEGETLGRLSSIVAKFLRGKYKPSYTPHVDCGDNVIVINAAGINLTGKKWDSKSYIRHTGYPGGQKSLTATELYSKDPTRLVENAVRGMLPKNKLGAALFRNLKVYAKADHGQEAQKPKEINLNELK
- the rpsI gene encoding 30S ribosomal protein S9; amino-acid sequence: MEVIHKIGRRKTAVARVYLAPGKGDITVNKRELNNYFTTGTLQYKVNQALMLTENDKNFDIKVNVFGGGITGQAEAIRLALSRAMCELDPENRGILKPEGLLTRDPRMVERKKFGQKKARKKFQFSKR
- the rpsB gene encoding 30S ribosomal protein S2, with the protein product MTKTENVKELLDAGVHFGHLTRRWDPNMAPYIYMERNGIHIINLYKTAAKLEEANEALTKIASSGRKILFVATKKQAKEIVAKHAADAKQPFITERWPGGMLTNFVTIRKAVKKMQTVDRMKKDGRFDSLSKKEQLQMNRMRDKLEKNLGSIEDMTRLPGALFVVDIKNEHIAIKEAQKLNIPIFAMVDTNSDPREVDYAIPSNDDASKSIEKIISSVSNAIADGLSQRKAGKDDDGEDKPKKKKAKKDDKSSDKPSKPKAAKADKNDEEE
- the tsf gene encoding translation elongation factor Ts is translated as MAKVTAADVNKLRKTTGAGMMDCKNALVEADGDFDSAIEILRKKGQKIAAKRADRDSSEGAVIAKVNEDATKGIIISLNCETDFVAKNDDFVTMAHKMADIAINHNSKEEFLAAQFSDKMTVEEKITEQTGVIGEKLEIGDFRVLEAAFVGSYIHAGNKIAALTALSAASDGAEEVAKDVSMQIAAMNPVALDEKGVQQDTIDKEIEIAKDQLREEGKPEEMLDNIAKGKLNRFFKDNTLVNQTYIKDNKMSVAEYVKTLGDVKVVGFERVALA
- the pyrH gene encoding UMP kinase, which produces MEFKRILLKLSGEALMGNRQYGIDPERLAEYANEVKKVVDQGVQVAIVIGGGNIFRGVAGASTGMDRVQGDHMGMLATVINGLALQSALEIAGVQTRLQSAIKINEVAEPFIRRRAIRHMEKGRVVIFGGGTGNPYFTTDSAAVLRAIEIDADVILKGTRVDGIYTSDPEKNKDAVKFDFITFEDVIRKGLKVMDTTAFTLSQENKLPIIVFDMNKEGNLMKVVSGETVGTTVNL
- the frr gene encoding ribosome recycling factor; this encodes MNEDIQFILDTTKEMMDNAITHLKKQLTNIRAGKASPAMLGSVMVDYYGSQTPLSQVANVNTPDGRTLSIQPWEKAMIHEIEKAIMNSNLGFNPMNNGESVIINVPPLTEERRKDLVKQAKAEAEEAKIGVRNDRKNANNDIKKLEKEGLAEDLCRNAEIDIQTLTDKYIQRIDDVHIAKEKEILTV